In Paenibacillus sp. BIC5C1, a genomic segment contains:
- a CDS encoding ABC transporter ATP-binding protein, producing the protein MQNMIEIEQLETHFYSEEGHVKAVDGVSLNVREGETVCIVGESGCGKSVTAMSIMGLIEEPAGKVVGGAIRFGGRDLLRESKSSLRAIRGNDISMIFQEPMSSLNPVLKIGEQLMEPLIVHLKMSKKQARARAVELISEVGISRPEQIANSYPHELSGGMLQRIMIAIAISCNPKLLIADEPTTALDVTIQAQILDMLQHIKSQSGTSILMITHDLGVVAEMADYVVVMYAGKVVEEGEVVQLFESPKHPYTQGLLRSKPIINQRQDELYSIPGHVPDPLSLKDSCHFADRCEHCMSICTTQMPTLKQLGPGQKAAFWLYEEALSHV; encoded by the coding sequence ATGCAAAATATGATTGAAATTGAACAATTGGAGACTCATTTTTACTCGGAAGAAGGCCATGTCAAAGCCGTGGACGGCGTAAGCCTGAATGTACGAGAAGGGGAGACGGTGTGTATCGTTGGTGAATCGGGCTGCGGCAAAAGTGTAACCGCCATGTCGATTATGGGTTTGATCGAGGAACCGGCAGGCAAGGTGGTAGGCGGTGCAATCCGTTTTGGTGGACGGGATCTGCTCCGTGAAAGTAAATCCTCATTACGTGCCATCCGGGGCAACGATATATCCATGATCTTTCAGGAGCCGATGTCCTCGTTGAATCCCGTGCTTAAGATCGGTGAGCAATTGATGGAGCCGCTGATTGTACACTTGAAAATGAGTAAAAAGCAGGCTCGCGCACGAGCGGTTGAACTTATCTCCGAAGTTGGTATTTCACGTCCGGAACAGATTGCAAACAGCTATCCACACGAGCTGAGTGGAGGCATGCTGCAGCGCATTATGATTGCCATTGCCATCTCATGTAACCCGAAACTGTTAATCGCAGATGAACCAACCACCGCACTGGATGTGACCATTCAAGCGCAGATACTGGATATGCTACAACACATTAAGTCCCAGTCAGGAACTTCCATTCTGATGATTACGCATGACCTTGGCGTTGTAGCCGAAATGGCGGATTATGTCGTTGTGATGTATGCAGGTAAAGTAGTGGAAGAGGGGGAAGTTGTGCAATTATTTGAATCTCCCAAACATCCATATACCCAAGGATTACTACGCTCCAAGCCAATTATCAATCAACGGCAGGATGAATTGTATTCAATACCCGGACATGTACCTGATCCACTGTCCTTAAAAGATTCTTGTCATTTTGCTGACCGTTGTGAGCACTGTATGTCGATATGCACCACGCAAATGCCTACGCTGAAGCAGCTTGGGCCCGGACAGAAGGCTGCGTTCTGGCTGTATGAGGAGGCGTTGAGTCATGTCTGA
- a CDS encoding ABC transporter ATP-binding protein: MSEPLLEIEHLKTYFPVRKGLLNRTVAHVKAVDDISITIHEGETFGLVGESGSGKSTVGRTIVRLTEKTEGQIRFQGVDLHHLSMQEVRKIRPQLQLIFQDPYSSLNPRIRIGDAIGEAVLDHGLATASEVRDLVKEVLGACGLSAYHIDRFPHEFSGGQRQRIGIARALILNPKLIIADEPVSALDVSIQAQIINLFRRLQQERGLAYLFISHDLSVVEHLCDRIGVMYLGSMVETASRDDLFGNPLHPYTKALLSAVPVPIPKLKRERIVLKGDIPSPVNPPTGCKFHTRCPWAEDICKQQIPAYRNVGSDHFVACHLV; encoded by the coding sequence ATGTCTGAACCTCTATTGGAAATCGAACATCTCAAAACCTATTTTCCTGTGCGCAAAGGCTTATTGAATCGTACAGTAGCCCATGTGAAAGCAGTCGATGATATCAGCATCACAATCCATGAAGGCGAGACGTTTGGATTAGTGGGTGAATCCGGAAGTGGCAAGAGCACCGTTGGCAGAACGATCGTACGCTTAACGGAGAAAACGGAGGGACAGATTCGTTTTCAAGGTGTAGACTTGCATCATTTGTCTATGCAGGAAGTACGGAAGATCCGTCCACAGCTTCAACTTATTTTCCAGGACCCCTACAGTTCACTGAATCCGCGCATACGCATTGGTGATGCGATCGGGGAGGCTGTATTGGATCACGGGTTGGCGACCGCAAGCGAGGTGCGTGATCTCGTCAAGGAGGTACTCGGAGCCTGTGGATTATCAGCTTATCATATTGATCGTTTTCCCCATGAATTCTCTGGTGGACAGCGACAGCGGATTGGGATTGCACGAGCTTTGATCTTGAATCCAAAACTGATTATTGCAGATGAACCGGTATCTGCACTGGACGTGTCCATTCAGGCTCAGATTATCAACCTGTTCAGACGGCTTCAGCAAGAGCGAGGTCTTGCTTACTTGTTTATTTCGCATGATCTGAGTGTGGTGGAACATCTGTGTGACCGTATTGGCGTAATGTATCTGGGCTCCATGGTCGAGACGGCTTCCAGAGATGACTTATTCGGCAATCCATTACATCCGTATACGAAAGCCTTGCTATCAGCTGTACCTGTGCCGATTCCCAAATTGAAACGGGAACGCATTGTTCTTAAAGGGGATATCCCCAGTCCGGTGAATCCGCCAACAGGCTGCAAGTTCCATACACGTTGTCCATGGGCAGAAGATATCTGCAAGCAGCAAATTCCAGCGTATCGGAACGTTGGATCGGATCATTTTGTAGCCTGTCATTTGGTCTGA
- a CDS encoding RNA polymerase sigma factor, whose amino-acid sequence MANRLQLLLASDFHNLGPQLQEEVYYEYYNMVHGLIVYIIKERAAAEDIIQEAFIKIIKNKPLFDNEVKLKAWLKVVTRNTAINYLRKNKNNRNQLDTDSVFIDMETINQTAASVESTVETQMMQESIEFYLEQLKPEYRVLVELRWKEGLSYREMADLLDTSEEIVKQRLFRARGSIKKKLHKEWGGSIEQRQVR is encoded by the coding sequence ATGGCCAATCGGCTCCAATTACTCTTAGCCTCAGATTTCCATAATTTGGGCCCACAGCTTCAAGAAGAAGTGTACTACGAATACTATAATATGGTACATGGTCTCATCGTTTACATCATCAAAGAACGTGCAGCTGCAGAAGATATCATTCAGGAAGCTTTTATTAAAATTATTAAAAACAAACCTCTCTTCGACAACGAAGTCAAACTGAAAGCATGGCTGAAGGTTGTCACACGGAATACCGCCATTAATTATCTAAGAAAAAATAAAAATAACCGTAACCAACTGGATACGGATAGTGTTTTTATAGATATGGAGACAATTAATCAAACGGCCGCTTCCGTGGAGAGCACGGTGGAGACTCAAATGATGCAGGAATCCATCGAATTCTATCTGGAACAGCTTAAGCCGGAATACCGTGTACTTGTGGAGCTACGCTGGAAAGAGGGTCTTTCCTATCGGGAAATGGCCGATCTGCTTGATACATCCGAAGAAATTGTGAAGCAACGTTTGTTCAGAGCCCGCGGAAGTATCAAAAAGAAATTACATAAGGAATGGGGTGGAAGTATTGAGCAAAGGCAAGTCCGATAA
- a CDS encoding aminopeptidase has translation MLSFEQKLDRYAELAVKVGANVQPGQIFVISAMIDTAEFVRLLVRKGYEAGAKKVIVKYGDETVNRLRFEMAPEDSFQDPPKWHAAELEELAANNASFLTVLSSSPDLLKGIDPERISTHQRTYGQAMSKYRQYQQADKMSWTGVACPSPDWAAKVFPDLPPAEQMKQLWDAIFAAVRADLEDPVAAWEQHIERLEHKAVALNSKKYKSLHFVSPGTDLTVDLPEGHIWAQAGSINEQGTRFVANIPTEEVFTAPAKFGVNGKVSSTKPLSYGGSIIDRFSLTFEKGRIIDFHAEEGQDTLERLINMDEGSHYLGEVALVPFHSPISESGILYYTTLYDENASCHLAIGSSYAFNIDGGKTMSTEELAARGMNSSITHVDFMMGSPETNIYGVTANGEREAIFLNGDWAF, from the coding sequence ATGTTGAGTTTTGAACAAAAACTGGATCGTTATGCTGAACTGGCCGTAAAAGTCGGAGCCAACGTTCAGCCCGGGCAAATCTTCGTTATTAGCGCGATGATTGATACAGCTGAATTTGTGCGTTTGTTGGTGCGCAAAGGCTACGAGGCCGGAGCAAAGAAAGTTATCGTCAAATATGGAGACGAAACTGTCAATCGGCTGCGCTTTGAAATGGCGCCTGAGGATTCCTTCCAAGATCCGCCGAAATGGCATGCTGCTGAGCTTGAGGAGCTGGCAGCGAACAATGCTTCGTTCTTGACCGTATTGTCATCCAGCCCGGACCTGTTGAAAGGCATCGATCCAGAACGCATTTCCACCCATCAGCGTACATATGGTCAGGCGATGTCCAAATATCGTCAGTACCAGCAGGCCGACAAAATGAGCTGGACAGGAGTAGCTTGTCCTTCGCCGGATTGGGCCGCCAAAGTATTCCCTGACCTTCCCCCTGCTGAGCAGATGAAACAGCTCTGGGATGCCATTTTTGCTGCTGTAAGAGCTGATCTGGAAGATCCTGTAGCGGCTTGGGAGCAACATATTGAGCGTTTGGAGCACAAAGCAGTTGCCCTGAACAGCAAAAAATATAAATCTCTACATTTTGTTTCTCCGGGAACTGACCTTACCGTTGATCTTCCTGAAGGGCACATTTGGGCGCAAGCAGGCAGCATTAACGAACAAGGCACCCGTTTTGTGGCCAATATCCCGACAGAGGAAGTGTTCACAGCACCAGCCAAATTTGGGGTGAACGGTAAAGTGTCTAGCACCAAACCACTCAGTTATGGCGGAAGTATCATTGATCGCTTCTCTCTTACGTTTGAAAAAGGACGCATCATTGATTTCCATGCTGAAGAAGGTCAGGATACACTAGAAAGACTCATCAATATGGATGAAGGTTCCCATTATCTCGGCGAAGTCGCTCTGGTGCCCTTCCACTCTCCAATCTCGGAAAGTGGTATTCTCTATTACACAACGTTATATGATGAGAATGCTTCATGTCACCTCGCAATCGGCAGTTCCTATGCCTTCAATATCGATGGTGGCAAAACCATGTCAACCGAAGAGCTTGCAGCTCGCGGCATGAACTCCAGCATTACTCACGTGGACTTCATGATGGGATCACCCGAAACGAATATTTATGGCGTGACAGCGAATGGTGAGCGTGAAGCCATCTTCCTTAACGGTGACTGGGCTTTCTAA
- a CDS encoding aminopeptidase — MNNFETNLQQYAELAVKVGVNVHPGQTLVVNAPISAAHFVRLIVKAAYGTGAKLVKVNWSDEVITRLHYDLAPEESFSIEPKWFAGEMTELVEEGAAILHVIAENPDLLAGVPQERIVTSQKVRGKAMEKYRSYQMADKFSWSIVAVPSPEWAAKVFPDLPAEQQIDKLWDVIFKTVRIGEQDAVAEWKTHLLNLDSRADLLNEKKYKKLHYTAPGTDLTIELPEGHLWVSGGSINEQGHVFVANMPTEEVFTAPLKTGVNGTVRSTKPLSYGGNLIDGFSLTFENGRIVDYTAEQGLDSLKSLIEMDEGAHYLGEVALVPHQSPISDTNILFYNTLFDENASNHLAIGNAYAFCLEGGKTMSKEELISHGMNSSLTHVDFMIGSGEMNIHGVTSEGSEEPIFLQGNWAF, encoded by the coding sequence ATGAACAATTTTGAAACGAATCTACAACAATATGCCGAACTGGCTGTCAAAGTCGGTGTCAATGTCCATCCTGGGCAGACTCTCGTCGTGAATGCACCAATCTCGGCAGCACATTTTGTACGCCTGATCGTCAAAGCGGCTTATGGCACAGGTGCCAAGCTGGTCAAAGTAAACTGGAGCGATGAGGTGATTACACGTCTCCATTATGATCTCGCACCAGAGGAATCCTTCTCCATTGAACCAAAATGGTTTGCAGGAGAAATGACCGAACTCGTAGAAGAAGGTGCCGCCATTCTGCATGTGATCGCAGAAAATCCGGACCTGCTTGCAGGTGTTCCTCAGGAACGGATCGTGACTAGTCAGAAGGTTCGTGGTAAAGCGATGGAGAAATATCGTTCCTATCAGATGGCAGACAAATTCAGCTGGTCCATTGTGGCAGTTCCTTCCCCTGAATGGGCAGCCAAAGTATTCCCTGATCTTCCAGCCGAGCAACAAATTGATAAATTGTGGGATGTCATCTTCAAAACCGTTCGCATTGGTGAGCAGGATGCTGTCGCTGAATGGAAAACGCATTTGCTGAATCTCGACTCCCGTGCTGATCTGCTTAACGAGAAGAAATACAAAAAGCTTCACTATACTGCCCCAGGTACAGACTTGACTATCGAGCTTCCTGAAGGTCATCTGTGGGTTTCCGGTGGCAGTATTAATGAGCAGGGACATGTCTTCGTTGCCAATATGCCTACAGAGGAAGTTTTCACTGCTCCACTGAAAACTGGAGTTAACGGTACAGTTCGCAGCACCAAGCCACTGAGTTATGGCGGCAACCTGATCGACGGCTTCTCCCTCACTTTCGAAAATGGTCGAATTGTCGATTATACTGCTGAACAAGGACTTGATTCATTGAAAAGTTTGATCGAAATGGATGAAGGCGCACATTATTTGGGTGAAGTAGCTCTCGTTCCACATCAATCGCCGATTTCAGATACGAATATTTTGTTCTACAACACCCTCTTTGATGAAAATGCATCTAACCATTTGGCTATCGGTAACGCCTATGCCTTCTGCCTGGAAGGCGGCAAAACGATGTCCAAAGAGGAATTGATCAGCCATGGCATGAACTCCAGTCTAACTCATGTGGATTTCATGATTGGATCAGGAGAAATGAACATTCACGGTGTCACTTCCGAAGGTAGCGAAGAGCCAATCTTCTTGCAAGGCAACTGGGCTTTCTAA
- a CDS encoding MBL fold metallo-hydrolase, with protein sequence MASDNLITAGMTGLEEVAHDILSLRTLFVNVVFIGEPGSRNWVLVDTGMASFTDQILHVATERFPGPPSAIILTHGHFDHVGTVIELEQFWGVPVYAHPLELPYLTGVKDYPPADPTVGGGLMARLSFAYPNEAINLDDRIFSLPDNHSIPGVSGWEWLHTPGHTPGHVSLFRKEDRTLIAGDAIVTVKQESLWSVLLQDKQLHGPPAYFTTDWEAAHRSVQHIRRLQPIVAITGHGHSLTGEMLRDSLERLDLDFEQTAVPDHGKYVD encoded by the coding sequence ATGGCATCTGACAATCTGATTACAGCAGGAATGACGGGACTTGAAGAAGTCGCACACGATATCCTCAGTCTGCGTACACTGTTCGTTAATGTTGTGTTCATCGGGGAGCCTGGAAGCAGGAACTGGGTACTCGTGGACACTGGAATGGCAAGTTTCACTGATCAGATTCTTCATGTTGCAACTGAACGCTTTCCTGGTCCACCGTCTGCGATTATTTTGACACATGGTCATTTTGATCACGTCGGGACCGTCATCGAACTGGAACAATTCTGGGGCGTCCCGGTGTACGCACACCCGCTGGAACTGCCTTATTTGACAGGTGTGAAGGATTATCCTCCGGCCGACCCAACTGTTGGTGGCGGTTTGATGGCACGGCTGTCATTTGCTTACCCTAATGAAGCTATTAATCTGGATGATCGGATATTCAGTCTGCCGGATAATCATTCCATCCCAGGTGTTTCTGGCTGGGAATGGCTGCATACACCAGGTCATACACCGGGCCATGTGTCGCTATTTCGAAAAGAAGACCGTACACTGATTGCGGGAGACGCGATCGTCACTGTGAAACAGGAATCGCTCTGGAGTGTGCTGCTTCAGGACAAACAGTTGCACGGTCCACCCGCGTATTTCACGACGGATTGGGAAGCGGCTCATCGCTCAGTTCAGCATATTCGTCGACTGCAGCCCATAGTTGCTATTACCGGGCACGGACATTCCTTAACCGGAGAAATGCTGAGAGATTCGCTGGAGCGACTCGATCTTGATTTTGAACAGACCGCCGTTCCGGATCACGGCAAGTATGTGGATTAA
- a CDS encoding aldose 1-epimerase, with translation MTQQNAAFEEQFGGIPAVWLRFNQFEAAVIPSVGANLVAFRDTEQGFRYLREPDQEHMDEFMAAPAVYGIPILSPPNRYEDGRFPWSGEIYQLPVNEPATGNHLHGFLHDAEWKVEGYGSNELESYVVLSQEVKEGHEFYKYLPFTFTVTLRYSLSSLGLQQQLNVSNNGKERMPNLFAFHTAISVPFAPESQASDYTAKITIGQRRELNERSLPTGQFQPLTPEEEQLKGEGVSPFFAAMDNHYTAEPQNGRNYMELTDHRTGDKLVYDVGTSYKHWMIWNNNMSGGFFCPEPQMNLVNAPNVQGIPAEEIGLIGLEPGELFEQTSRLYPIKAQK, from the coding sequence ATGACACAGCAAAATGCAGCTTTCGAAGAACAATTTGGTGGTATACCAGCCGTCTGGCTTCGTTTTAATCAATTCGAAGCGGCAGTTATTCCGAGCGTGGGTGCCAACCTTGTCGCTTTCCGTGATACAGAGCAGGGATTCCGTTATTTGCGTGAGCCGGACCAGGAACATATGGACGAATTTATGGCAGCACCTGCCGTATACGGTATTCCGATTCTTTCCCCACCAAATCGTTATGAGGATGGTCGGTTCCCATGGAGTGGTGAAATCTATCAATTACCTGTGAACGAACCGGCTACAGGTAACCATCTGCACGGATTTCTGCATGATGCCGAATGGAAGGTTGAAGGCTACGGATCTAACGAGCTAGAAAGTTATGTTGTGCTTAGTCAGGAAGTGAAGGAAGGACATGAGTTCTACAAATACCTGCCATTCACTTTCACAGTGACACTCCGTTACTCGCTAAGTAGTCTGGGACTTCAGCAACAATTGAATGTCAGCAATAACGGGAAGGAACGTATGCCGAACCTGTTCGCATTCCATACAGCCATTAGCGTACCTTTTGCACCGGAAAGCCAGGCATCCGATTACACGGCCAAAATAACGATTGGTCAGCGTCGTGAATTAAATGAACGTTCTTTGCCTACGGGACAATTTCAACCGCTTACACCAGAGGAAGAGCAATTAAAGGGTGAAGGTGTTAGTCCGTTTTTTGCAGCCATGGACAACCATTACACGGCAGAACCGCAGAATGGGCGTAACTATATGGAACTTACTGATCATCGTACTGGAGACAAGCTGGTATATGATGTCGGCACGTCCTACAAGCACTGGATGATCTGGAATAACAACATGTCGGGTGGCTTCTTCTGTCCTGAACCACAGATGAACCTTGTTAACGCCCCGAATGTACAAGGTATTCCTGCTGAAGAGATCGGTCTGATCGGTCTTGAGCCAGGGGAATTATTTGAGCAAACCAGCCGTCTTTATCCGATCAAAGCGCAAAAATAA
- the fumC gene encoding class II fumarate hydratase: protein MEYRIERDTLGEMKVPADRLWGAQTQRSKENFPIGREHMPMEVVRALAILKKSAAASNHKLGKLSAAKADAIAYAADEIIAGRIDDHFPLVVWQTGSGTQSNMNVNEVIANLGNQLLEQKGKEERLHPNDDVNMSQSSNDTFPTALHVAGVLAVEDQLLPAIAVLKSTFADKSEKFKDIIKIGRTHLQDATPITLGQEISGWEAMLDKSERMIRDSVNYMKELAIGGTAVGTGINAHPDFGDYTAKEIGKHTGKDFVSAPNKFHALTSHDEVVYAHGAVKALAADLMKIANDVRWLASGPRSGLGEIRIPENEPGSSIMPGKVNPTQSEAMTMVVTQVMGNDAAIGFAASQGNFELNVFKPVIIYNFLQSVQLLADSIVAFNDKCAVGIEPNLGQIEHNLNNSLMLVTALNPHIGYENAAKIAKLAHKEGLSLKEATLQTGLLTEEQFDQYVDPAKMIAPKA from the coding sequence GTGGAATACCGCATTGAGAGAGATACGTTAGGTGAAATGAAAGTACCAGCCGACAGGCTGTGGGGAGCTCAAACGCAGCGCAGCAAGGAGAATTTTCCGATTGGTCGCGAGCATATGCCGATGGAAGTTGTACGTGCTCTTGCCATTTTGAAAAAAAGCGCTGCTGCCAGTAACCATAAATTAGGTAAATTGTCCGCTGCCAAAGCCGATGCAATTGCTTATGCCGCAGATGAAATTATTGCAGGTCGCATTGATGATCATTTCCCGCTCGTGGTATGGCAGACGGGTAGCGGAACACAGTCCAACATGAATGTAAACGAGGTCATTGCCAATCTGGGTAACCAGCTGCTGGAACAAAAGGGCAAGGAAGAACGTCTGCATCCGAATGATGATGTAAACATGTCCCAAAGCTCCAATGATACATTCCCAACGGCTCTGCATGTTGCAGGAGTACTTGCTGTTGAAGATCAACTCTTGCCGGCAATCGCGGTGCTGAAATCCACTTTTGCAGACAAATCGGAAAAATTCAAAGATATTATCAAAATTGGACGTACTCATCTTCAGGATGCAACGCCAATTACACTCGGTCAGGAAATCAGCGGCTGGGAAGCGATGCTCGATAAGAGTGAACGTATGATCCGCGATAGTGTGAATTATATGAAAGAACTCGCAATTGGTGGTACAGCTGTGGGAACCGGAATTAATGCACATCCTGACTTTGGTGATTATACTGCCAAGGAAATTGGCAAGCATACAGGCAAGGATTTCGTATCTGCACCTAACAAATTCCACGCACTTACAAGTCATGATGAAGTGGTCTATGCTCACGGTGCAGTTAAAGCGCTTGCAGCTGACTTGATGAAAATTGCCAATGATGTTCGCTGGCTGGCTAGTGGCCCACGCAGTGGTCTGGGAGAGATTCGTATTCCGGAGAACGAACCGGGCAGTTCCATTATGCCGGGTAAAGTGAATCCAACCCAGAGCGAGGCGATGACCATGGTGGTTACGCAAGTAATGGGGAACGATGCGGCGATTGGCTTCGCGGCAAGTCAGGGTAACTTCGAGTTGAATGTGTTCAAACCGGTTATTATCTACAATTTCCTGCAATCTGTTCAGCTTCTTGCGGACTCCATCGTTGCATTCAATGATAAATGTGCGGTGGGCATTGAGCCGAACCTCGGTCAGATTGAACACAATTTGAATAACTCGCTTATGTTGGTTACCGCCCTTAATCCGCATATCGGTTATGAGAATGCAGCTAAAATTGCCAAGCTCGCGCATAAGGAAGGACTGTCTCTGAAAGAAGCAACATTGCAGACCGGTCTGCTTACGGAAGAGCAATTCGATCAGTATGTTGATCCAGCGAAAATGATTGCACCGAAAGCCTAA